The nucleotide sequence ATTAAAATGTAGGAGGTGtcaagataatggatgcattgttTACAATCTTTCAAGATTTCTTGAACTCAGGAAAGTTCAAACCAATTGGAAAATGATAACTCTAATCACTACAGTTCAGCAGTATTATGGCCACTTTGACCACTTTGCATTTAAATTGTCCTTTTTTTGTtccaattgtgttctttcttgtaaaaattgtgtttaAGTTCTGCTTATGTTTTCCTTATGAATACTTCATACATTTCTTATGTACCTGTGATGCTTCATCACATTTGGTCATGGGCTGCAAAAGGCTCTAGAACCTGGTGTAAACTGTAGCTCTTCTGACATGCATTGTTCCATTCTTACAGGCTGTGTGCTGCAGAGGGATCCAGCTATGGAAGAAGCAACGTGGTCGCTGCTGTGGAACGTGACTGACGAGCCCTTAAACATGACGTAAGTTTGCATTACAATTTGGCTGTCCGGTGTCCATTAACAAATGGGCCGCTTATTAATGTTGCGCCTCTGCTGATCACCACGTTGACAGTGGCTGCTCCCTTCAAAAAAAGTGTAAGATTATAAATGCATATCCTAGAACACTAAATTGATTCGTTTCTGTCTTGCTCActgagagagaaatgggagaaaaaatCTTCCCTTTTGTGTAATACTGCTCCTAAAAATAAAACCTCACTTAAAATGCTCAAACTTTACCTCATGCTGTCATCTATTTGAACACTCTGGGTGAGCCAGTAAGTTGGTTGCTTTTTTCCACCTCTGTTCAATATGATGCAGAAGTAAGCAACACATCTTGTGGAGATCTGACAGCTAACGGTGCCTTCCGTTTGAAAAGTATCACAGACTGTATCAATGGTGGGAAGCTATCTCATCATTTTGATTACATACCTCACACTTGCAAAAAGGCATTCTCCACTGATCTCCTGACCGTGAACGGAACGCGTGAAGATATTATTGCATCAGAAGCAATCTTTTCCCATCAGgtaaaacagaaaataaacttAAATAAGGTGCAGAATGTGATAGGTTCAGTGAAGTATACAATAGAAAGAAGTAATTGCTATACTCAAGCTTTGACGAGAAATAACCAGCATCAGAAACAGTTTGCTCTTTGCTGGCTGTAAGACCAGCACTGTGTTTTGGAACATGGAGCCACCCAACTTTATCTCCGGTTcagtgctgagctgtaatcagtttAATTCACATCATTCAGCTGGTACCACGGAGTCAGATGATAATCATCACGTGGTGAGCTGGCAGGAAAGAGTTCAGTCAGTTCCGAACTGCAAACTAGATAGACCGTGACTGCAGTTCCTGGTATGTCGAGGCAGGCgttttcagtttttttctctctcgaaAAGGGTAAATTAATCAAACAGGTGCACGTAGCCACTCCCAGCTAATGCGATTATTCCCCCGACGACCTCCCCGCTGAGGCTGATAACGTGCACGTCATTTGAATGAGGTTGTCCTTCACCAGCTGCAGTCTAATAACAATGGGTCCCACTTGTACTGAGAGAAGCCAGCACTGTTTGTAGTTGTTGCAGGAAAGTTGACCTGGCCGTCCAAGACCAAAGTCAGTGAGCCCAGTGTTTGAAGTCAACATCAGATAGAACCACGTTAGATTATAGTTCTGTGCAAGTCTTAaggcacacacatatatatatatatattgctatGCCTCCTAATTCATTTATGCAGTACCgtatttgtcaatatggagtggagagcgagtttgtaaatctcacgagagcaaaggatgttgggaatgatctGGGTGGAGCACCACcggaggggtgtgggacgggtggcagagagggagtgccaGGGATGGGATGGGATGTGGTGCGGGTGCAATCAAACCCAACCCTGACACACcgggcaaggtaatttgattccagtCAATTGGTTTatggatcattacagaatgtccctctggtgttTTCTGCTTCtttccccctttccccaaccatgattcccctctccctgcccccttcccactctcagtccacaatagagacccagatcagaatcaggtttatcatcactcacatacgtcatgaaatttgggtTTTTATTtgaggtagcagtacagtgcaatacataaaattactacagcacggtgcaaaagtcttaggaaccctagctatatatatatatatatatatatatatatatatatatatatatgtgtgtgtgtatacacacgtATATGTAACTGCTGGCTACCCTGCACCTGGTTTAGCCCCCCTGTTAAAGGGGTCACATGCAAAAGGCTACTTGggtgagtgtctggtggggaccaatggtgagtgagctgccccagaatggacacgacaagccccttcaccagaggtgctgcccCTCCCGGGATACCCCATATGCCCCAGCAGTATGGGTAGTAGAATGGGCTATATCGTAACTGCTGTCTATTGTACAACCCCTTGGGTATTCACTTCCATAACTATAAGTTCTTGATTAAAGGCATGCAGCTTACAGTAGAAAACAAGTTTATCCTATGTTAACTAAAATGCATCAGATTACTACTCACAATACATGAAGGAATTTTTTCATGTAAACTTAGTAAAATTAAAGTAATTCTAAAGAGAATTTGTCAATTAAGCCCAAAGTGAAATTCTTGATTATATGTATTTTTTTCATGTTTTCTTTAGTCATTGTCCTGTCCGCTGCTCATTAAAACAGCTGGTTCCTCTTTCAGTGGCAGTGACAGACATAATGATGGGGCTATTACAGCATTAGTCTCCCTGAGGGCAGTTTATGACATCGGGATCAGGCAGCAGTAAGGCAGGAGCATATGGCTGTAAATCTGATCAGATTCATGTGTACATTACAGCTATAACTGAAGCAGGGAAATGATGACTGTGTGGAGCGTGAATACATTCCATTCTTATGATATATTTTGTATTGGTACGTTTATAAAaggccatcagacataggagcagaattcagccattctgCAAATtgtgtctgttctgccattccaacattactgatttattatcgccctcaaccccaatctcctgccttcttgtaacctttgacatctatTAACCTCCGCTATAAATATATCCAAGCATTTGACCTCCATTATCTTTTGggacaatgaactccacagattcactaccctctggctgaagaaattcctcctcatttctgttcgaaaggggcatccttgtattctgtggctgtgccctctggtcctctgcTCCCCCAGTCTTGAAAACATCCCCTCCATGTCCAATATCTAGGCCtttaaatatttgatagatttcaatgagatttctgcctccccccattcttctaagctcaaatgcaggcccagaaccatcaaacactcttcatatgttaaccctttcattccccgcatcattctcatgaacctccctgggaccctctccaaagccagcacatcttttcttagacaaggggatGATAACTGTGGCTGATAATACCAGGTAATTGTTTATTAAAAATCTTGGCTAAAATAACAGAATCAGCAAATATTCCTAAATTTGACCAAGAGGCCAGAGTTTTAAACTTGACTTAATTTCCAGTTAGTAATTTTTCAAGTATTTGCTGAATGCACTTTTATGATGCCCTGTAATTTCTAAAGTGTACCTTTTGAGTTTACCCCTGTGTTATTTTTTCTGTTCTACAGGGAGACGGCAATGAACTACAGTGACAACCGCAGTTTGATTGACAGAGCTGTCCATGAGGGATGTACCACCTGGCACCCAGTTCAGAACTTCATTCTCCCACTCATCTACTTGGTGGTCCTGTTCGTAGGACTCTTTGGCAACTTCATTGCCCTTCTCATTTTCCTTCAGAATGCCAGGAAGATCAAAAAAGCGATCCGAGTGTACCTGATTAATCTTACGCTGGCAGACATCACGTTCAATGCCACTCTGCCTTTCTGGGTGGTTTATTACTTTAAAGGTGGAGACTGGATCTTCTCAGAAGCCATGTGCCGGATGGCGGGAGTGTTCTACTATGTGGCGACGTACAGTGCCATGACCTTTATGATCCTCATTAGCATTAACAGGTACTGCACGGTACGAATGACAAAGCTCCCGATCCCTTTGAATGAACCGACGGGATCTCTGTACACCTGCAGCTTCGTCTGGATATTTTGGTTAGCTTGTGGCGTTCCTGCATTGATGCAGCGACAAACAACCAGGTGGGGACTTAACGCCACAAGATGTTTCGAAGAATACTCTGACAGAAGTAGTTACGTGTATGCATCTTTCGTATTCTTCCTCATATCCTTCTTGTTTGTCCTACTGAGCTACGTTTCAATTATGAAAACTCTTTCCTCCCAGGGGAATGCTCTGAAGGGCATTCATCGAAGGTTGGCTAGGTCTATGGTACTAGGAATGCTTATTGTATTTTTGGTCTGTGTTTTACCTTACCATGTTTCCCTAATCCCCTGGGAGCTAAGCAGGGCTAACTCCAAAGAGGCAGCTGGCTGCTCCCCTCTCAAAGGCATAGACATAgtgcacaaattgaatttggctttGCTGAGCGTAAACAGCTGTGTTGACCCCATCATCTACTGCTTCTCCGTGAAGAGATTTCGCCGAGAGTTGATCAAGATATTCAGGAAACTGGTGCGCCGTTTGCCATTTCAGCCACATATGATCGAGCCTTCAGAGACTCACATCAGGTCAAATTCACTCACTACCTCGTAAACTTCAAGTTGATGAGAACTGGCATCACATCTTAAGTGATGTGTCAGCAGTCATTTCATTCCAGCTCATGTAGAATACCTGAGGCCTTCCATGAGTGAAATTACTGTCAACTTTATTGTTATAAAGCACCCACTGGGGCTCTTTCCATTTGCGCCCAGTACCAAATGAAACTTGACGGCTCAAAAGATGGTTTGTGACACTTTTGGTGATGGAAGGACAGATTCTCATCTTCTATTGTTAATGTATTAAAATGCAAACATGGacattctcagtatttattgccaCCTTCTGTGCCTGGAGCATCAAAGACTAAAATATGGCATATCTGTCACATTGATAGTTTTGATGGGGCATTGCCTACATAATAATGTATTGGGGATATTTTGGTATGGGAAATTTTCCAAAAAAGTTTACCACTTTTAATGTAATATGTGAAAAGGCAAGAAAGGCACAAAGTGCTTGTATCTAGTGTGGGAGTTCTTTGTCGTCATGGCTCCTAACATAAATATTCCATTCCTGATAACATCAAGGAATTGCAATTCAATGCATGACACTCATATTTTTCTCCATTGCAAACAATCATAGTCATATTGGTTTCTTTGAAATGTAGTTTGCGAGCTTAATTTTGTGACACTTTTGAACACAAAGTGCTTCTGTTTGTGTTCTGTTACTTTTTTAGAGCACTGATATATTTATGTTTTTGTTTGTACACTTCTAAATCTTGACCTTGACTTTGCTTAATTATGGAGCGTAAAGTAATTAACCCAAGATTCCAGGCTTTCAGTTGTTAATGAGAATTCTATGAAGCCTTATTGATTATGTGGTTGATACATGCAAATGAAAGCTTACACACTAAGTGTAAAACAAATCTGCAACTatttatagaagaaaaaaatcagtTGCTGAATAATTTGATGCATTAAATATGTGCTGGTATTTTCTTCCCCatacaccatccagtccattaccactctcccactcactcaccataTGCTGAATATATTTCAAGCTATCAGCTAACTTGGTTTCACAGGAGATTTGACACTTCGCCTCAACAATACGTTTGCAACATACGAGCTTCCTTGCTCTGCACTTAAAGGCAATTCCTTGTTATATTTTCTTTAATactttttgcttttactttaagtTTGTATTCTATGTATAATTTTGTTAACATATCCACACTATGGAATTCTGAAGACCTCTTTTTGGACATTGAGGCTCTGGTGAGATATATTACATTTTTTCAAATGATTTTGCATTTCTGTGTTCTCAAGACCATGACAATAAACCTATATTGCACCTTCctgattgttttatttttccAAGAAGAATTTTCCCCAATGATCCATCTAGATTATGTGCCAACTCATCTTTGTCCGAGTTCAAAACCAAGAAAAAC is from Hypanus sabinus isolate sHypSab1 chromosome 30, sHypSab1.hap1, whole genome shotgun sequence and encodes:
- the LOC132383350 gene encoding platelet-activating factor receptor-like; protein product: MEEATWSLLWNVTDEPLNMTETAMNYSDNRSLIDRAVHEGCTTWHPVQNFILPLIYLVVLFVGLFGNFIALLIFLQNARKIKKAIRVYLINLTLADITFNATLPFWVVYYFKGGDWIFSEAMCRMAGVFYYVATYSAMTFMILISINRYCTVRMTKLPIPLNEPTGSLYTCSFVWIFWLACGVPALMQRQTTRWGLNATRCFEEYSDRSSYVYASFVFFLISFLFVLLSYVSIMKTLSSQGNALKGIHRRLARSMVLGMLIVFLVCVLPYHVSLIPWELSRANSKEAAGCSPLKGIDIVHKLNLALLSVNSCVDPIIYCFSVKRFRRELIKIFRKLVRRLPFQPHMIEPSETHIRSNSLTTS